In Odontesthes bonariensis isolate fOdoBon6 chromosome 20, fOdoBon6.hap1, whole genome shotgun sequence, a genomic segment contains:
- the LOC142370454 gene encoding GTPase IMAP family member 9-like, which produces MEMFPLASAAPQAAMERAVCAEHLKTLKDRFERYFPRVADIEDYDWIRDPFNQESSTEKLTMKERERGVRRAPCLDLRIVMIGKTAVGKSAVGNTILGETKFKSSPAASSVTEACEKGVALWGNRVVSVVDTPGIPDTSKTEDFIKREIVKCVKVSCPGPHVFLLVIQIGRFTKEEKNSVEALQELFGPKANQFMIVLFTRGGDLGAMTIQEYVREGDPGLQRVIQRCGGRFLVFDNMSKDRKQVTQLLEMVDNVVAANGGTHYTDAMYKEVELAQKMGRGDMDEEFMKALIQRILLFHLILARE; this is translated from the exons ATGGAGATGTTCCCGCTGGCATCAGCTGCGCCACAGGCAGCTATGGAGCGCGCTGTATGTGCCGAACACCTTAAGACCTTAAAAGACAGGTTTGAGCGCTATTTTCCACGTGTGGCTGACATCGAGGACTATGACTGGATCCGAGACCCATTCAACCAGGAATCCTCAACAGAAAAGCTCActatgaaagagagagagagaggagtgcGCAGAGCTCCGT GTCTTGATTTGAGAATTGTGATGATTGGAAAAACTGCTGTGGGCAAAAGTGCAGTTGGAAACACCATTCTTGGAGAAACGAAATTCAAATCTAGTCCCGCTGCAAGTTCAGTGACAGAAGCCTGTGAAAAAGGAGTCGCTCTCTGGGGTAACAGAGTAGTTAGTGTGGTTGACACGCCAGGGATCCCGGACACTTCCAAAACGGAAGATTTCATAAAAAGAGAAATAGTGAAATGTGTCAAAGTCTCCTGTCCTGGTCCACATGTCTTCCTGCTGGTGATCCAAATTGGCCGATTCACCAAAGAAGAGAAGAACTCTGTGGAAGCACTACAGGAGCTGTTTGGTCCAAAAGCCAACCAGTTCATGATTGTGCTGTTTACCCGTGGTGGTGATCTTGGAGCCATGACCATACAGGAATATGTACGTGAAGGTGACCCGGGGCTTCAACGAGTTATCCAACGTTGTGGCGGAAGGTTCCTAGTCTTTGACAACATGAGCAAGGACAGAAAACAGGTAACGCAACTTCTGGAGATGGTCGACAACGTGGTGGCAGCAAACGGGGGGACACATTACACAGATGCAATGTATAAAGAGGTAGAGTTAGCTCAGAAAATGGGGCGAGGTGACATGGATGAAGAATTCATGAAGGCTCTGATCCAACGCATCttactttttcatttgattCTTGCAAGAGAATAA